The sequence TATTCCTTTCTactcaagaaaaaaaagaaaaaaaaaagccagcTCATAGAAACTATATTGTTCATATTTTATCCCAGTCAgataataaaaacattaaaaaaatcgtTTAAATGAACAAATAAGAAGGAGATATTATTTGGTGATCTCTAAGTTGATAGCCATGACAACGGAACGTTTTCTCGCGACATGGAGACCTGCCCGTGAGTAACAGTGATACGAATAGTGACTGTTGTTCTTCGCCTTCCATGGATCGGGAGAAAAGCGAGACCGAGGCGGCAGGGAACTGCACGGGCCGCAGCCGCGGGGCTCGCACGCCGGTGATGGCCACagccgcttcctcctcctcctcctcctcctccgccaatTTCAACCCCGGGGATCTCTGCTCGGATCCACCGCCGCCGCTTCGCCTCTCGCGCGAACAGCACGAGCTTTGTTCCGAAGCCCTAGCTTTCCTCAAGAGGAGGCTCAGAACCCCAGCCAAAATCGCCCAGGCGTTCGATCGCCTCCAGGTCTTGGTCGACCCTTCTCTCGAAATCGTTCCATCTGAATGTTGGGTCTCTTGATTTCCTCTCAGCCTGGATTTAGTACCCTTAACAAAGATTCACGAAGTCGGCAGATAGCGATTCTTCCATCTTCCTAATTCTTAGCTGAAATATTCGATCGGCATGTTTTTTTTTTGACAGGAGATGAGGCTAACGAAGGATGAGATGATGAGAAAGTGTTCGGTGGCTCTGCGAGATGCAAATTTGGGGAAAAATCGCTACATGGATGTCCTCCCATGTAAATGCGGAAAATAAATCTTCTTATGTCTTTAAGTGATAGAATTAAATCGCTTTGGACACTTTGGAGTTTCGATCTGGAAAGTTCATTGATcgccttcttctttctctttcagtTGATAATAACAGGATTATTCTTGACTCTACAAAAGGCAACACCTCCTCGGCGAATGGTTACATTAATGCGAGCTTTATTGGGGTACAGTCACTTAACCGACTTCTATTTCGTGTTGGTTCATATCGAGTATAATTATGTTGGATGGGCCAAAGCAGTAAAACGTGCTGGAGTTTCATCTTTGGTTACCTTGGCGAACCTTGAATGCAGATtggtacgggtgagaaagtttcacgGTTTATTGCTACACAAGGTCCGCTTCCTGAGACCTCTGGAGATTTCTGGGAGATGGTATTCCAACACCGTTGTCCTGTGATCGTGATGCTAACGCTTGTTGATAACCCCAAGGTGCTTTGTTGCAATCTCTGAAATTTTTGTTACACATCCAGCTGCTTTGTTACACATTGTGACGGTTATAATGCTAAATGAGCCTACACTGTCATTAAATTTAGCAAAAGCATTTTTGGAACATGAGGTTTTAAGGTTTTATGCCTCCAAGTTACTAGGTCAGTCATATGAGGCTGAGTCTTTGACATAATAAGGATTGAGATTCTGTTGGTATTTGATTTCTAAAGCCATATAAAACAGCATAATTTACTTATAGCCTGTAAAGATCAAACTGATGTGTCTGACAAAGAAAGATGTAAGAGAGAAGGCTATGAGGAAAGAAAGAATTAGAGAAATATGAAAATCAAAGatctaaaaaaaaggaaaaaaggaccGAGTGGTCTCTTAGGAAAAGAGATGTCAAGCTAGATATTCTGTATGGTGGTATCGTATCATTGTATTTTTTTTCTAGGATTTTTAACACAAGCAAGTAgagggaacgatttggagaagtttTAGATACATTTAGTGATTGCTAAAAGTTGTGGATTGTTTGTATGCTTACTTCCAAATGTTTTAGATTTAAAGAATAGCTCGTACATGGATGTGCGCAGAAGAACAACTTAGAGGtctttgattttttaaaattttaattattatctaTATATGTTATTTAGATTGAGATGTTGTGAACTGTTGAGAATGTTGTGAATAATTTATGAGTTAATTGATTATGACTTCAAACATATAACAAATATGTTGTGCAAGTTATTTGTTGAGGTTTGTATCTTGTAATTCCCATTTAGTTTCTTATAGGGATTGTAGCATTGTATCTAACCTGGCTTGGGAAGGAGCATTACAATGTAGTGGTACCAGAGTCGATATACTATTAAGCATAATGAGGGACTCGAGTAGgaaaagattattcatggatgAAGCTAAAAGACACATCATAGACTTGGTTGGGACACATGCACTATGTTAGGTTTTGGTTATGAACTTTATTTCCTTGGCTAGGACACATGCACTATGATGTATCATACTTATCATTTAGTCCCACAATGGAAGTAGAAGGATACTTAAGTAAACTTATAAGGGCTTTATGGGTTGggtgtattattattaacttgatCATATACAATTTAGACTGATGGTTCAGATCAATTATCTCATTAGATTGACTCGCGATAGTGATTGCTCATAGAGTCTTAATGATTCCTTGGCAATTTCGAGCACAAGCTAACAAGTGCTTAATATGCAACACaaagaattttttttccttaatCATTACTTGGTAAATAGTATTCCCATCAAAGTTTGCAATACCTCCCATTATGTTATCTAatcatgtttcctttttttttttttgtctctttgGAGCTTTTCATTATTGAGTATGTCTTTGAACTGTCGATTGGTTGACTCACCTACTTTTCTAGCTCTTTGTAGAATTATCTAAATATAAGATCACTCCTTGATTTACATAGTTTTCTAATAACATTCATTATCTCACTTTGTATTAATTGCCGTTTATATCATCCTTTATTACTTTAAATATATCTCTATCTTTACAAAATGGCAGATGatgaggaaatgtgcagattattTTCAAGCAGATGATGGTCTTAGAGGATTTGGAAAAATCAGTGTTGAGACGAAATATACAAGAATCTGTGCTTCTTCATTAGTGCTGCGATGCTTGGAAGTGAAGCATAAAGAGGTGAACCAATGTGGAAGTTTGTTCCACTCATTTTCTGTTTGTTTGTTGTTATGTGAATATAAGCATGTCAATTGGTTCTCGTctgttaaaaaaataataatttgacaCTTGTTGCTTTTCATATTTTACTAAAATAAACAATTCATTTTCTTTATGAAAATGTTTGGACTGCTAATTGAACTTTAGGATTAACCCTTGTTTTTTatcataaatgttgtgtcattaaTCATAAAATCTTATCTCTTCGGGAGGCTTTTCATGTAGCTGGTGAAGCCAACTCTTCCTGTTCTCCATATCCAGTACCCTGAATGGCCTGATCATGGGGTGCCTGCAGATACTGCATCAGTGCGAGAAATTTTAAAAAGGATATATCACGTTCCACCCAGTATTGGTCCTATTGTTGTGCATTGCAGGTTTAGAACTCGCAATAAAATGCTTCTGGTTTGCCTCGATATTCTTCTCCTTATCATCCCCCAGGTCTGACACTCTATGTTCCTCTTTTTCAGTGCAGGGATTGGAAGAACTGGTGCATACTGTACCATTCACAACACGATCCAAAGGGTTCTTGTTGGTGATATGTCTTCTTTAGATCTTGTGAGAACTGTTGCAGAGTTCAGATCCCAACGGATTGGGATGGTTCAGACAGTGGTATCTTATTTGAGTTTCTTCTTGCTTTTTTGTTATCTGTTTTAGTTTATAAATATCCAAGGATGGGCTACATGAGTCAGAGGCCACAGGTGTGCAGATTTACACtctcacatatataaatatacatttaacTAAAATTAAATCATAGAGTTGTAGtaaaagaaaaacatgtttcttattttatatcTGCTGGACATAAAAAGAAAGATAATGTAAATTAAGCCTGTAAGTTGCTATAAAAGATCAAATACAAAATCATTGAAAATATACAATCCACACAATCTTAATGTTGTGATAAGCACTGTGCTCTTTTCTAGACAGATTAATGGTGCAATCCTGCAGTTGTGCGCTTCTTTTTTCTTCTGAAGCAATAATAAGATATTTGTATGTACCTCTTAGACTGTCACAATAAATTTTTTTCTGAACAGGATGAATATAACTTTTTCTTTGAGTTGAGGCAATACCAATATGCCATTCTCATTACAAAATCACAAGAGGGAAAGAGAGGAGGATTAGTTCTTTCCCAATTCCCACATGCATCCTAGGCCCCCTTTCTCCACCTTTGATTAGAGGCGCTGACGATGAATGCCCttgaggaaaataaaaaaaatatatttgtaaAATGCTGCTAAATTAGTTTTAACTAAAACTTGATGAATTATCTACTAGTCTATGTTAAATGAAGTTGATTATTATCTTAGCTATTCCCCAATTTAGTATGGGATCATATATATATTGCTCATTTTAGTGTAAAGGAGGGTCAATTAAATATTTGAAAGATTTTTTAGAATTTGTTGTCAATCTAAGCCAGCTTTCTTTACATTTTGCAGAACTTTCtatagtcatatatatatatatatatatatatatatatatatatatatatatatatatatatatatatatatatagttttcgaTACCTTATTTAAAGTAAATTTAGGCCAGTGGGATTTCAGTGAAATCTAAAAGGCTTGTTGGTGAATAAGGAATATATATCTTTCATCTTTAATTTAAGTATGTTCAAACAAGGTAGGAATATTTTGGATTCCCTTAGATATGGATAGATTGCATAAGGGTGAACTAGTTGACTTCTGGTGTGGATCAACTTTCATCTTGATGGCATGCCTAAACCAAAGATCCAATGAAACAAATGAGTATGAACTTGATTCTTCAGAAATTCATGGTAAGGTGAAGATGGTTGGGAGCCAGTATTATCATAATCATTGAGCATTGGCATCATACATATGAATAAACATACGCACATATGATAACATGAACTAATTATTATTGTTGGATTACTTGACTAATTTTTCTTGGTAACAACTTGAACTTCCAGTGCTGTTTAAGATATACAACAATATGAATGAAATGGGAAATGGTTAATAGAAAACTGCTTATTAAGTCAGAAAGATGTCACAGGAGTTCATTGCTGAAATAT comes from Musa acuminata AAA Group cultivar baxijiao chromosome BXJ3-3, Cavendish_Baxijiao_AAA, whole genome shotgun sequence and encodes:
- the LOC103977076 gene encoding protein-tyrosine-phosphatase PTP1, whose product is MDREKSETEAAGNCTGRSRGARTPVMATAASSSSSSSSANFNPGDLCSDPPPPLRLSREQHELCSEALAFLKRRLRTPAKIAQAFDRLQEMRLTKDEMMRKCSVALRDANLGKNRYMDVLPFDNNRIILDSTKGNTSSANGYINASFIGIGTGEKVSRFIATQGPLPETSGDFWEMVFQHRCPVIVMLTLVDNPKMMRKCADYFQADDGLRGFGKISVETKYTRICASSLVLRCLEVKHKELVKPTLPVLHIQYPEWPDHGVPADTASVREILKRIYHVPPSIGPIVVHCSAGIGRTGAYCTIHNTIQRVLVGDMSSLDLVRTVAEFRSQRIGMVQTVEQYFFCYAAIVDELEELVSKSKY